Part of the Cyprinus carpio isolate SPL01 chromosome A23, ASM1834038v1, whole genome shotgun sequence genome, aatcaatcaatcaatcaatcaatcaatctatctgtctatctatctatctatccgtcgtcattctgtctgtcttgtctgtctgtctgttcgatcaatcatcaatcaatctatcaatcgatcaatcaagctatctgtctatctatctgtcgtctatctatctgtctgtctgtctgtctgtctatcaatcaatcaatcaatcaatcaatcaatcaatcaatcaatctatctgtctatctatccgtctgtctgtctgtctgtctgtctgtctgtctgtctatcaatcaatcaatcaatcaatcaatctatctgtctatctatccgtctgtctgtctatctatctatctatctatctatctatctatctatctatctatctatccgtctgtctgtctatctatctctgtttttttttcttctgtctgtctgtctgtctatctatctgtctgtctatctatccatccttccatccatccgtccatccctccatccgtctgtctatccGGTCTATCTGTTGTTGTCTGtcctatccgtctgtctgtctgtctatcaatcaatcaatcaatcaatcaatcaatcaatcaatcaatcattcaatcaatcaatcaatctatctgtctatctgtctatctatccgtctgtctgtctatctatccgtctgtctgtctgtctatctatctatctatctgtctatctatccgtctgtctgtctatccatctgtctgtctatccatccatccatccatccatccgtctatctgtctatctgtctatctgtccatctgtttgtctgtctatccgtctatctgtccgtctgtttgtctgtctatccgtctgtctgtctatccatctgtctgtctgtctgtctgtcttgtctatctatctgtctgtctgtctgtcaatcaatcaatcaatcaatcaatcaatctgtctatctatctatccgtctgtttgtctgtctgtctgtctgtctatctatctatctatctatctatctatctatctatctatctatctatctatctatccatctgtctgtctatctatctgtctgtctttctgtctttctatctatccatctgtctgtctatctatccatctgtctgtccatttgtctgtctgtctatctatctgtctgtctatctatccatccatccatccatccgtctgtctgtctgtctatccgtctatctgtccatctgtctctctgtctatccgtctgtctgtctatctatctgtctgtctgtctatccgtctgtctgtctatccatctgtctgtctgtctatctatccatctgtctgtctgtctatctatccgtctgtctgtccgtctatctatccgtctgtctgtccgtctatctatccgtctgtctgtctatctatctatccgtccgtccgtccgtccgtccgtccgtctgcctatctgtctgtctgtccgtctgtctgtctgtctatctatccgtctgtctgtctgtctgtctatctatctatctatctatctatctatctatctatctatctatctatctatccgtctgtctgtctgtcgtctgtctatctatctatctatcgatctatctatctatctatctatctgtgtctgtctgtctgtctgtctgtctatcggtcctatctatctatctatctatctatctatctatccgtctgtctgtctgtctgtctatttatttgtctatctgtctgtctatctgtctgtctgtctatctatccatctatctgtctatctatccaactatctgtctatctatctatctgtctatctgtctgtctgtctgtctgtctatctatctatctatctatctatctatctagccatctatctatctatctatctatctatctatctgtctgtctgtctgtttttttttttttcatctatctatctatctatctatctatctatctatctatctatctatctatctatctatccgtctgtctatttatttgtctatctgtctgtctatctgtctgtctgtctatctcttctatcatctatctgtctatctgtctccaTCTAagccgtctatctatctatctatctatctatctatctatctatccgtctgtctgtctatctatctatccatccattctatctatctatatatatatatatatatctgtctgtctgtctatctctctctctctctctggtgtttAGTGTGGATTTTTTAGTTGTAGTTGTAGAGTTCTCTGCAGATGCGTCTCTCCTCGTCTTTGTTCTTCATCTGTAAGACTTTGCAGCTCTTCTGAACAGAACGTTTCTGCGAGCCGTACTCGCGGTTCTGGATGTTCGACAGGCTCTCTGAGAGACACATGTacgtgtgtgttagtgtgtgtgtgtttgtacagtatgcgTATGGAGGTGTGGACTGCGTACCGATGTTGAAGGTCTTCTGCGCCAGCTGCTCAATGTTACTCATGATGTTTTTGATTATTCTGATGAAGGGGTGACTCATGCACTGTTGAACCTCAAAAAAAgctgacacatgcacacatacatggcTTTAATAATCATGTGTCATAGGTAACGTcgtatgtgtgtatattgtatattgcatCCGCTGACCTTTCTCAGGCGTGTGCACGTATGACTTGAGCTCATCCTTGTGTTCGGTAACCGTGGTGATGACCCTGGTATCCAGGTTGGCACAGAGCTGTAAGATGTTGTTCTCTGCCTCCAGTCCATTCTTGAATGAACCAATGCCGACCGACGCGGTCAGGCCCACAATCTGAGACAGGGGAAACCAATCAGGACAGGAATATAAGGAAAGAACAGAATACAACTGAACATAATAGAAAAGACTTTGAAGGACTCTACATAGCTACGACTCTACATAGGACAAGCAGTTCCGAAGATCGaagatgtaaaataaagtaaaataaaaataaataaaataaagtaaaataattttaaaaacagaacaaaacaggaTTGGATAAGATAATATACTGggtgttataataaaataaaaataaaacaaaataattcatttaaaaatagaacaaaacagaACTGGATAAGACAATATACTGGGTAATAGTATTAAATAATTAGGTTTGGATGATTTTGTGTGTATTGGGtggaaaacaaacaataaaataaaataaaataattcattaaaaaatagaacaaaactgGACTGGATAAGACAATATACTGggtgttataataaaataaaattaaataattaattaaaaaatagaacaaaacagcATTGGATAATATtgggtgaaaaaagaaaaaataagaaaattaataataataaaataataataaaataaaacaaaataggatTGGATAAGATAGGGCTGAGACTGTGATGAACTGGCCATCTATTCAGGGTGTTAGTTTTCCAGCATCTCTGTGAccctacataaaataaaataaaaataaataataaaatacaataaaatgaaatgaaataacaaaataaaataattgtaaaaatctgAATCTATCCAGGGTGTTATTTTTACAGCATCTGTGTGACCCTATATAGGATAAGCAGTTGGTTGGATggaaaacagaaaagaacagaacataatagaatagaatgtaGAGTATAATGGTGTGCTGTGCACCTGTGGCAGTGAGTGTGTGCTGCTGGTGAGTTTGGTGTCCAGGTAGCGGGTCATGATGTTGTTGTAGGGGTGTTTTCCGGTCGTGTTGTGACACTCGTCGAACAGGATGAGCGACAGGATCTCCAGAGACGGCACCTCAGCGCTCTGCAGCGCGTTCACCAGGATCTGAGCCGTCATCACCACGATATCATGATGCTCTATGAGCCAGCGCACGGACAGATAATCCATATCGCCACACATCCCCGTCACCCTACAGATCACAACACACACGCTTCAGACAGGAGGACCGTCATGTACATCTGGAATAATTCTAACGGTTTAATGtatctgaaagaagtctcttctgctcagcaaggctgcatttattagatcaatactgtaaaaattctgaaatattattataattgaaaataactgttttctatgtgaatatatgttaaactgtaatttatttctgtgatcaaagctgtattttcagcatcattactccagtcttcagtgtcacatgatcttcagaaatcattctaatatgatgatttgaggcttcatatttttgtatgtgtgtgtgtgtgtgtgtgtgtgtgtgtgtgtgtgtgtgtgagggatcaTGCCTGATGTTGGGATCCTTGCTGGAAAAATGCTCCTTGAAAAGTTTGTACTGCTGTTCATAGACATCGACCTTGGTTGCCAAAAACACGATCTTTGCTTTTTCGGGAAACTGCTTCAGGTGATATTCACTGATGGCCAACGCCACAATAGTTTTTCCACATCCTGAGGGAAAGTTGAGTGAATAGGACAGTTAGAAAAGCAGCACAAGTCAAGAGGTGCTTTTTTCATCCATGcatgtgtcattttttttctttattcttcatCAAAAAATCATAACCGGATTCTTAGACTGATCGTTACTTCCATACTGTGACGCACATCTGAGTGTAAATTGGATCGAATCAAATCATTCTGATTTTGCAAATTTCAAATTGATTGACTGTATAAAAAAAGACTCACACCtgtaacaaacaaacactttatataataaaagcaaagaaaatagtttttatatttattgattatttaatattaataacatcaatgacatgcatttttcatttaaGGCACCTGTGGGAGCGCAGATGATGGTGTTCTGGCCCTGGACGGCAGCAGCGGTCAGCTCCTTCTGATATTCTCTCAGCTTGCGCTCACCTGATCGCTCAGGCTTCCCTGtgcagaggtcaaaggtcacatctGGCCAAACACAAGCGCTCTCAGGTGACGTAATGGTGTTGATGTTGGGCTGTGTACCTGTGAAGCTGCCGGGTTCCTCTGCGACGCTcgtgctgttgttgctgctcatcAGCATGTCTTCAGTCTCGGCCTCCTCTCTGAACTCGAAACACACGGTCGTCATCATGGCTTCCGGCTCTGCGTCCCATTCGCTGGCCTTCGCGGCCGCAGCTCCTCCATCTGCAGGACGAACATCACGATCAGGAGACAGAATGAACTCATCGTCCCATCATCACTGAAACACGTGTGAGGATTATAACAGGATGATGACGGTGATGTTGGGGATACGaaggatggatagacagacagacagatgaagtGTTACTTGTCTCCAGCATGTCTCGAGCCTCGTCTAAGTCACAGTTTTCCAGCGCGATCTTCAGCAGTTTAAACCAGTTGGGTTTGTCTGAGCGCAGGAGACTCGCCACGAGTTTCTCACTGGCTGCTATACGGCCGCGCTGACTCTcctcctgtaacacacacacacagcacgcaCGCACGTGAGAGgcgtgaaacacacacacacacacacacacatcatgtttAACAGGAGACTCACGGCCTGGATCTCCTCACACTCTCTGGGCTTTAGACAGCCGCTCATGTGGTCGGTTAGCTGGGtgggctttgtttgtttgttgatggGTTGGTTCGATCCTCTCGAGAAATCTCCTGTGTTCGTTCAGCTGCTCTAACTCCTGGAAGTTCCACTCTTTTATGGCGTCGTGCAGCCCGGTGTACTCTAcggtacataaacacacacacatcctcagcATCTGCCATGATCTCGAGGCATTCGTGAGCCCTGCGGAGGTTACTGAGCTCACCTGAGGCGAGCAGGATGTCCAGAAAGGCTTGAAACCAGCCCACTTCCTCTAGATAACACATCTGGTCCAGCAGCATCTGGGCAGCTGCGGTCACAGACGTCATCTCTGTAGAGAGAATGCTC contains:
- the LOC109081892 gene encoding LOW QUALITY PROTEIN: antiviral innate immune response receptor RIG-I (The sequence of the model RefSeq protein was modified relative to this genomic sequence to represent the inferred CDS: deleted 1 base in 1 codon; substituted 1 base at 1 genomic stop codon), which encodes MYEMEKENLRRFSDYITKFLRPSVIKNFMTVYLDKEMVESILSTEMTSVTAAAQMLLDQMCYLEEVGWFQAFLDILLASEYTGLHDAIKEWNFQELEQLNEHRRFLERIEPTINKQTKPTQLTDHMSGCLKPRECEEIQAEESQRGRIAASEKLVASLLRSDKPNWFKLLKIALENCDLDEARDMLETNGGAAAAKASEWDAEPEAMMTTVCFEFREEAETEDMLMSSNNSTSVAEEPGSFTGKPERSGERKLREYQKELTAAAVQGQNTIICAPTGCGKTIVALAISEYHLKQFPEKAKIVFLATKVDVYEQQYKLFKEHFSSKDPNIRVTGMCGDMDYLSVRWLIEHHDIVVMTAQILVNALQSAEVPSLEILSLILFDECHNTTGKHPYNNIMTRYLDTKLTSSTHSLPQIVGLTASVGIGSFKNGLEAENNILQLCANLDTRVITTVTEHKDELKSYVHTPEKAFFEVQQCMSHPFIRIIKNIMSNIEQLAQKTFNIESLSNIQNREYGSQKRSVQKSCKVLQMKNKDEERRICRELYNYNXKIHTKHQRKYNDALIINEDARTKDALDYLDAFFDQVRNAGYDETERKLTALYDCQRPQLLRLATEGEQNPKLDELKFILEEEYHNNDQTRTVMFVKTRALADAMKKWIDETDSLKFLKPGVLIGKGRKSNFTGSGMTPNNQKGILESFKSSDQSKMLIATSVADEGIDIPQCNLVLMYEYVGNVVKMVQVRGRGRAEGSRCFLISSNKERIAKEKINMFKEKMVEEAIVQLQSRPADLSNKVDMLQREDKARRDHISSSPEKPKTQGSYELLCSKCKKFACMSDDIRVVQGAHHIVLDRSMFKRCTTAPHKNPRAFSGFCKKEKMLCAECKHDWGLIASYLTIQDLPLLKIESYVVQDCVTRRQDCFRKWRDVPFAMREFDMTEITPETCRPRDTAPDEV